The Zingiber officinale cultivar Zhangliang chromosome 10A, Zo_v1.1, whole genome shotgun sequence genome contains a region encoding:
- the LOC122026597 gene encoding transcription factor MYB41-like, with translation MGRTPCCDKSGLKKGPWTAEEDQKLIDYIQKHGHGSWRSLPKNAGLARCGKSCRLRWINYLRPDIKRGRFSFEEEETIIQLHRILGNKWSTIASHLPGRTDNEIKNYWNTHIRKRLARMRVDHLGTHNCQLDQLSLCNPSALIMNLYRLLGLQPLLNRELVNIIAANLISSPQNSNQSINVGSRVLNNQQFIGQTLVSQQGLLQNQIQDQVLLTTQNARLGDDEVQFQQGEDTNFWNGVLSQIGDANELVNGQGIASSSNVDPYSLPQLTTESFSCFDGFTDDQINCSNLASAATASDSNNMNSPTSTFVNNNNSSAEDESCSDFLEFQIPDLFDLADYM, from the exons ATGGGAAGGACACCTTGTTGCGATAAGAGTGGGTTGAAGAAGGGGCCATGGACGGCTGAAGAGGACCAAAAGCTTATCGACTACATACAAAAGCATGGGCATGGAAGCTGGCGTTCTCTTCCCAAAAATGCTG GCCTTGCAAGGTGTGGCAAGAGCTGCCGGCTTAGATGGATAAACTATCTGAGACCTGACATTAAAAGGGGAAGGTTCTCCTTTGAAGAAGAAGAGACAATTATCCAATTACATAGGATTTTGGGCAACAA GTGGTCAACAATCGCTTCTCATTTGCCTGGAagaaccgacaacgagatcaagAATTACTGGAACACACACATTAGGAAAAGGCTTGCTAGAATGAGGGTTGACCATTTGGGTACTCACAATTGTCAACTTGATCAGCTCTCCTTGTGCAATCCATCTGCGTTGATCATGAACTTGTACCGATTACTAGGCCTTCAGCCTCTGCTCAATAGAGAGCTCGTGAATATAATAGCCGCAAATCTGATCTCATCACCTCAAAATTCTAACCAAAGCATAAATGTTGGCAGCCGAGTGTTAAACAACCAACAGTTCATTGGCCAAACACTCGTTTCTCAACAAGGTCTGCTTCAGAATCAGATACAAGATCAAGTTCTCCTCACCACTCAAAATGCTCGACTTGGTGACGATGAGGTCCAGTTTCAACAAGGTGAGGACACAAACTTTTGGAATGGCGTGCTATCACAAATTGGAGACGCTAATGAACTCGTGAATGGGCAAGGAATTGCTAGCAGTAGCAACGTGGACCCATATTCTCTTCCCCAGTTGACTACAGAGAGCTTCAGTTGCTTCGATGGGTTTACTGATGACCAAATCAACTGCAGTAATTTGGCATCTGCTGCAACTGCATCAGATTCGAATAATATGAACTCTCCAACTTCAACATTCGTCAACAATAATAATAGCAGTGCTGAGGATGAGAGCTGCAGCGATTTTTTGGAGTTCCAGATTCCGGATTTGTTTGATCTTGCTGACTACATGTAG